From the genome of Pseudonocardia sp. EC080619-01:
GCCGTACTTCTGGACGATCTCCCAGTGCCGGCCCTCGTGCGGGGTGTTCGGCGTGCCCTCGTAGACGACCTGGGTGGCGCCGTTGGCGAGCGGGCCGTAGACGATGTAGCTGTGCCCGGTGACCCAGCCGATGTCGGCGGTGCACCAGTAGACGCTCTCGCCCGGCTTGTGGTCGAACACCACGTTGTGGGTGTACGCGGCCTGCGCCAGGTAGCCGCCGGAGGTGTGCAGGATGCCCTTCGGCTTCCCGGTGGTGCCCGAGGTGTAGAGGATGAACAGCGGGTGCTCGGAGTCGAAGGACTCCGGGGTGTGCTGGTCGGAGGCCGCGTCGACGACGTCGTGCCACCAGACGTCGCGGCCCTCGGTCCACGGGACCTCGGTCTCGGTCCGCCTGACGACGAGGACCTTCTCGATCGAGGTGCCCTCGACGGCCTGGTCGGTGTTCTCCTTCATCGGGGCGGGCTTGCCCCGGCGGTACTGGCCGTCCGAGGTGATGAGGACCTTCGCCTCGGCGTCCTCGATGCGGGCCTTCAGCGCGCCCGGCGAGAACCCGCCGAAGACGACGCTGTGCAGCGCACCCAGCCGGGCGCAGGCCAGCATGGAGACGACGGCCTCGGGGATCATCGGCAGCTGGATCGCGACCCGGTCACCCTTGCCGACGCCCAGCTCCGCGAGCGCGTTCGCGGCCTTCGAGACCTCGGCCTTGAGGTCGGCGTAGGTGATGGTGCGGCTGTCGCCCGGCTCGCCCTCCCAGTGGATCGCGACCCGGTCGCCGTTGCCCTCGTCGACGTGCCGGTCTGCGCAGTTGTAGGCGACGTTCAGCTCGCCGCCGACGAACCACTTCGCGAACGGCGGCTGCCAGTCGAGGACGGTGTCCCACTTCTTCGTCCAGTGCAGACGGTCGGCCTGCTCGGCCCAGAAGCCCTCGCGGTCGGCATCGGCACGGTCGTACCACTCGGCGGTGGCGTTGGCCTGGGCGGCGAAGTCCTCCGGCGGCGGGAACGTCCGGCTCTCGGTGGACAGTGCGCTCAGGGCGCTGCTCTTCTCGGACTCGGCCATGTCCTCGTGTCCTCCTCGACGCGGCGTGAAACGGGCCTGGGATCGGCCAGAGGCGCACTCGGTGTGCGCGCACGTGTGCGGACCGACGCTAGTGAAACCGCCCTGCGTCCGCACCGTCTGTCGGGACAGGTGAGGGATCACGGACCCGGCCGGCCCCACCATCGGTGCAGGTCGGCCCGGGTCGCCCGGCGGGGTGACCCCGGGACGCATCGGCGAGGGCGCGGACCGGCGGCCGACGAGCGGTCGATCTGCGGGTGACGAACGGTTCACCCGTCCGGTTCCGCCCCTGGCCGGGGGGCGGGGCGACGGGTCGCTACCCGACGGTAGGCCACCGGTTGGGACGATGACGGCATGGCCCGCACCTCCACCGACGATCCGCTCGCCCCGCTCGCGGCGCTGCCCGGCGTACCCGAGGCGGTCGCCCGGGCCCGGGACGCGACGACCGAGGTGCACAACCAGCCGGTGAACCGGCGCGGCTGGCCGACGACGGCGGCCGAGGCGGCACTGCGTGCGGCCCGGTCGTCGGCGGCGCTGGACGGCGCGCCGCTGAGCCCGGCGACGGCCGACCACGTGTCCGACCCGGTGCTGGCCGGCGCGGTCCGCATCGCCGACGAGCGCGCCCGGCTCCTCGAGGTGTGGGGGCGGGCGCCGCTGCAGGCACTGGCCCGGCTGCACGTGCTCGCGGCCACCGACCTGGTGCCGGCGGCCGAGCACGAGGCGGTGCTGGGCCGCCCCCGACCGGGTGCGTCGGCGCGGCTCTCCGCGCTCGCCGACCTGATCGGCGGCGGGACGACCGCGCCGGCTCCGGTGCTGGTGGCGGTGGTCCACGGGGAGCTGCTGACCCTCCGCCCGTTCGGCACGGCCGACGGTGTCGTCGCGCGCGCGGCGGCCCGGTTGACGGCGATGTCGTCGGGGCTCGACCCGCGCGGGCTCTCGGTGCCGGAGGTCGGCTTCCTCCGCAGGCCGTCCGAGTACCGGGCTGCGGCCGAGGCGTTCGCCACCGGCACACCCGACGGGCTCGCCCGCTGGATCGCCCACACCTGCGACGAGTGGGAGGCCGGGGGCCGCGAGGGCCTGTCGATCGCGGCGGCGCAGTCCGGCTGAGTCGGGCCGGACCGCCGGACCGCAGCCACCGCGAACGAGAGCCGGGCGGCGCCCCTGTCGTGGAGCACCGCCCGGCCCGACGCGAGATCCGGCTCCCTGGCGTGCACTACGTGTCGTGGTTGGTGGCCTCGGCGCCCGGCGTCCCGGAACGCAGGCCCACGACGACATGCCTCCCGCGGCGTGCTCGGCGTGGGAGTGCTCGGGTCTCGCGTACGGAGCCCGGCCCGGGGAGACGGGCTCTTCTCCTCCGAACCGCCCCTGGCCTGACCGGGGTCCGTGACGTCGTTCCTAGTCCCGCGGGTGTGAGGCGGGCAACCCTCGCGAAGGGGTGCACCGGTTCAGCAGCGGTGGGTGATCGGGAGCGGCGGCCGTCCGTGCCGGTCCGACGCCCGGACGGCGGTCGCGCCGGCTCCTCTCCGATGATCCGGGTCCGCGCGGTCAGCGGGTCCGGCGCCACGCGACGACCCCGGCGGCGACCGCCGCGACCACCCCGCCGGCGGCGAGTACCACCGGCGTGGCCGCCGTCCTCGTGCGGGCGTCGACACCGATGCGGTCGGACACGGCGTCACGCAGCCGGAACAACCGGTCCCGCCGTGACGCCGCCCGGACGAACGCGAGCACCGGCCAGCCGCGCTCCCGGGCGATCGCGCGCAGCTCCCGGTCCGGGTTCACGACGTACGGGTGCCCGACCACCTCGAGCAGCGGCAGGTCGGTGACGGAGTCGGTGTAGGCCGCGCACCGGGCGAGGTCGAGGCTGGTCTCCGCGGCGATCTCCCGGGCCGCGCGGGCCTTGCCCTCGCCGTAGCAGTAGAACTCGAGCTCACCGGCGTACCGGCCGTCCTCGACCCGCATGGTGCTGGCGCGGAACCGCTCGATCCCGATCAGCCCGGCGATCGGCTCGACGACCTCGAGACCGGACGCCGACAGCAGCACGATCTCCGCGCCCTGCTCGCGGTAGCGCTCGATCATCCGGACGGCCTCCGGGTACACGAGCGGGCCGACGACCTCCTGGAGGGTCGCGGCGACGATCTCACGGACCCGGCTGACCTCCCAGCCGGTGCTGACGAGGGTCATCCGGCGGCGCAGGGTGTCCATCGTGGCGGCGTCCGCGCCGGAGAGCACCAGCAGGAGCTGCGCCCACGCGCCGCGGGCCACGGTGGCCCGGTCGACGAGCCCGTGCCGCGCGAACGTCCGGGCGAACGCCAGGGCGCTCGAACCCGCGATGAGGGTGTTGTCGAGATCGAGGAAGACGGCCTGGGGCGGCTCGGCGGCCGGGGCGCCGCTCGCCTGCTCCGCGGGCGGACCGGCCGGTGTGGGGAAGGCGGACACCGGTCCAGCGTGCCGGATCGGGCAGCCCGCCCCGCGGCCGGTCGGCCGACGTCCGAGCAGGCCCGCGGCCGACTGCGGGGAGTGACCGGCCGTACGCGACCGGTCGCCCGGACGCGCTCACCGGTCGCCCGGCCGGTTCACCCGACCGGGACGTCCCACTGCGCGCGGGCCGGGACCGGTCGGCGCAGTCCACGGCCGAGGTATGGGCGTGACAGCGGGATTGCGGCTACAGTTGGGTGAGCTCGGACATGGTCCGAGCGGGTTCAGCTCGACCCCCCGGGGCTGAACCAACCGACGGCCCCCGCCAATCCCCCTGGCGGGGGTCGTCCTCGGTGTGGCGGTCCGCTGTGCGACGCCGATCGACCCGGACGGGTCCCGCCCCGATCCTGCCGCACCCCACCGACGGTCGCGCCGTCCCGGCCGGCGCCCGTCCACAGGGACGCCGGTCGTCCACGAGTTGTCCACAGGTACGCGACTCGTCGGTCCCGTCGGGTCCGCCGGCCGCAGGCTCGACACCGGGCCCGCATCGGCGGGTCCAGGTGGAGGTGGGACCCGATGGACCGGCGCTGCCTGATCGTGGCCGACGATCCCGACGTACTGGATGCGCTGCTGCGGCTCGCCGCGGCCGCCGACATGGACGCGTTGCGCGCCGTCGACGCGGCCGACGCACGGCGGGCCTGGGCCCGCGCGCCGGTCGTGCTGCTGGACCGGGCCGGGGCCGCCCGCTGCCGCGACGCGGGCTTCCCGCGGCGCGACACCGTGGTCATCGCGGTGACCGGTGAACCGGCCGCCGAGGACTGGCGGACCGCGGTCGCGCTCGGCGCGGACCGGGTCGTGCAGCTGCCGCACGGCGAGGCCGGTCTGACCGGTCTGCTGGCCGACGCCCGGGAGCGCGCGGCCGCCGGAGGGCGGCCGGGGCGGGTGCTCGCGGTCGTCGGCGGCAGCGGCGGCGCGGGCGCGTCGGTGCTGGCCACGGCGGTGGCGGTCACGGCCGCCCGGACGGGGGCGGCGGCGCTGCTCGTCGACTGCGATCCGCTGGGCGGCGGGCTCGACCTGCTGGTCGGTCTCGAACAGGAAGCCGGTCTGCGCTGGCCGGAGCTCGCCGTCGGCGACGGCCGGGTACGGGCGGCGGCACTGCACGCGGCGCTCCCCCGGACGGTGTCCGGACGGTCGGATCTCTCGGTGCTGTCCTGTGCCCGGTCCCCGCACGGGCCCGGACCGGCGGCCGTCGGCGCGGTACTGGACGCCGGTCGCCGGGGTGGCGGCACCGTCGTCTGCGATCTGCCCCGCTACCCGACCGACGCCGCGCTCGCGGCCCTCGGCGCGGCCGACCTGACCGTGCTCGTCGTACCGGCGGCGCTGCGGGCCGGCGCCGCCGCGGCCCGGGTCGCCGACGTGCTCGCCGAGCACGCCCGGGTGGTGGAGGTCGTCGTCCGCGGCCCGTCGCCGGGTGGCATCACCCCGGACGAGGTGGCCACCTCGCTCGGGCTCCCGCTCCTGCACGCCATGCGTGCGGAGCGCGACCTCCCCGGAGCGCTCGAGCGCGGCCGCACACCCGGCGCCGGGCGCGGCGCGCTGGCCACCGCCGCCCGCGCCGTCCTCGAACGGCTCTCCGCAGTCGGCCACGAGAAGGCGGCGGCGTCGTGAACCCGCTGGTCGACCGGGTCCGAGCCCGGCTCGCGGACTCCGGCGGAGGCACCGGGCCCGCCGCCGTGGCCGCGGCCGTGCGTGCCGAGTCCGGCGGGGTCGCGTCCGATCTGGACGTGCTCGCCGCGCTGCGCACCCTGCGCGAGGAATTCACCGGTGCCGGTCCGCTCGACGCGCTGCTGCGCGACCCGGCCACCACCGACGTGCTGGTGACCGCGCCGGACGCGGTGTGGGTCGATCGCGGCGACGGGCTCCGGCGCAGCACCGTCAGGTTCCCCGACGAGGACGCCGTCCGCCGCCTCGCGCAGCGCCTGGCGCTCGCGGCCGGCCGCCGCCTCGACGACGCGAGCCCGTGCGTCGACGGCCGCCTCGCCGACGCCGGGGTGCGGCTGCACGCCGTCCTACCGCCGGTCGCCGCGGCCGGCACCGCGATCTCGTTGCGCGTGCTGCGGCCCGCGAGCCACGATCTCGCCGCGCTGCGACGGACCGGGACGTTCGACGGGGCCGGTGAGGCCCTGCTGCGCGCGATCGTCGCGGCCCGGCTCGCGGTGCTGGTCGCGGGCGGGACGGGCAGCGGCAAGACCACCGTGCTCAACGCGCTGCTGGGTGCCGTCGCCCCGGGCGAGCGCCTGATCACCGTGGAGGACGCCGAGGAGCTGCGCCCGCGGCACCCGCACGTCGTCCGCCTGGTGGCCCGGCCGCCGAACATCGAGGGATCCGGTGGCGTCGCGCTGCGCGAACTGGTCCGGCAGGCGTTGCGGATGCGGCCGGACCGGCTGGTCGTCGGCGAGGTCCGCGGCGCGGAGGTCGGGGACCTCCTGGCCGCGATGAACACCGGTCACGACGGCGGCGCCTGCACGGTGCACGCCAACTCCGTACGCGAGATCCCCGCCCGGATGCGCGCCCTCGCCGGGCTCGGCGGAATGTCCCCGGCCGCGCTCGACGGGCAGCTCGCCGCCGCCGTCCAGGTGGTGCTGCAGATGCGCCGCAGGCCGGGCACGGGCCGGGTGCTCGACGAGATCGGGGTGCTCCGCCGGCACGACGACGGCGTTCCGCAGGTCGACGCCGCCTGGTCCCGGGGAGCCGGCGCGGGCCCGGCGATGCCCGACCTGCACGCGCTGCTGCGCGAGCGCGGGATCGGTGTCCCGTGCTGACGTCGGTGCCGGCCGCCGCGTTCCCGTCCGCGCCGTCGGGCGCGCGGGCCGGGCTCGCTCTCCTGTTGCTCGCCGGGGCGGTGCTCGGGCTGCCGGGCTCGGCGGGGCGCCGGCGGCTGCACCGCCTGTCCGGTGCGGAACGGGCCCGGCCGCGACGACTTCCGGTCGCCGCCCTGACCTACCTGGTCGCCGCGGGTGCGGGGTTCCTGCTGCTCGGCCCCGCGGGGGCGGTGTGCGCCTGCGGGGCGGCCTGGTTCGTCCGCCGCCGGATCGCCGCGCGGCGGGATGCGGCACGGCACGCCGGAGCCGCGGCGGAGCTGGCCGACGCGCTCGCCCGCATCACCGACGAGCTGCGCACCGGCGCCCATCCCGCGGCGGCGCTGGCCGGGCAGGCGCACGACGGTCCGCTGGCCCGCGCACTGCTCGAACCCGCCGCCGCGGCGGCCCGGATCGGGGAGCCGGTACCCGCGGCACTGCGGCGCGCCGCCGGCGGGCCGGCCGGCCGCGACGTGGAGCGGATCGCCGCGGCCTGGGAGCTGGCCGACCGCCACGGAGCGCCGCTCGCCGACCTGCTGGGCGGGCTGCTCGACGACATCCGGTGGCGGATCGCGCACGGCGCCCGGGTCCGGGCACAGCTCGCCGGGCCACGCGCCACCGCGAGCGTCCTCACCGCTCTCCCTCTGGCCGGGATCGGGCTCGGTCAGCTCATGGGCATCGCACCGCTGACAGTGCTCCGTTCCGGACTGCACGGCCCGGTCCTGCTGGCCGTCGGCGTGCTGCTGACCGCCGCCGGGACGGCCTGGTCGGACCGGATCCTGCGCGCGGCGGTGCCGTCGTGAGCGCCACGGCGCTGGGACTGGTCGCCGCGGCGGTGCTGGTCTCGTCCGGCAGCCCCGCACGTGACCGTCTCCGTGCACTGCGCGGGCCCGGTCCCGACCGGCCCGCGGAACGTCCGCGCACCGCGGTTCTCGCGGTACTCGTCCCCGCCGGTGCCGCGCTGGGGTGGGTGGTGGCGGGTCCGGCCGGGGCGGTCGTCGGCACCGTCGCCGGGGGCGGGGCGCTGCTGGTCGTCCGCCGCGCGTCCGCCGCCCCGGGCGCCCGGGCCGACGAGGCCGATCTCGCCGCCGCCTGGGACCTCCTCGCCACCTGCCTCGGGGCCGGGCTGACCGTGCCGGACGCGGTCGGGGCGGCCGCCCGCAGGCTCCCCGGGTCGGCGGGGGCGGCGCTCCGCCGGGTGGCGGGACTCCTCGCACTCGGGGCCGACGCCGACGACGCCTGGTCCGCCGCGGCCGCCACTCCGGCGCTGGCCGGGTTCGCCCGGCCCGCCGGCCGGTCGGCGAGCACCGGTGCCGCACTCGGCCGGGCCGCGGCCGCGGAGGCCGGACGGCTGCGGGCCGGCCTCGCCGACCGGGCGGAGGAACGCGCCCAGCGCGCCGCCGTCCGGATCACCGCCCCGCTGGGGCTCTGCTTCCTGCCCGCCTTCCTGGTCCTCGGCATCGTGCCGGTCGTGATCGGGCTGGCCGGGGAGGCGTTCGCCCGGTGGTGACACCGGACGACGACCGGGCCCGCACGTCCGCGGGCCCCCGACGAAGGAGCACTCCGATGACCCGTTCCCTCCTGCGCACCCGCCTGGCCGCACTCGCCGTCGACGACGACGGGATGTCCACGGTGGAGTACGCGGTCGGCACCGTGGCCGCTGCCGCGTTCGTCGCCCTGCTGTACGCCATCGTCAGCGGTGGCGACGTGCTCGCCGCGCTCACCGGGATCGTGCAACGTGCGCTGTCGACGACGCTCTGACGCCCACGCCGGGCGCCGGACGGCCGCCGACCGTCCCGCCCTGTGTACCGGTGACGACGGCGCGGTCACCGTCGAGGCGGCGATGGCACTCGGCACCCTCGTGGCGGTGACGGCGGCCGCCGTGGCCGCCGTCGCCGCCGTGGCCGCCGGGGTGCGGTGCACCGACGCCGCCCGCGAGCTCGTCCGGCAGGCCGCACGCGGCGACGCCGACCGCGGGCGACACGGTGATCGCGACGGTCCGGATCCGGCCGGTCGGGATGCTGCCGCTCTCGGTGACGGGCTCCGCCGCGGCCGTCGCGGAGCCGGGGCTCACCGGTACCGGGAGTGCCGCATCGAGCGGTCCGCGTACGCCGCCGTCGGTGTCGGGGCCAGAGCCGGGGCCGGGGGACGAGACCGCCGGGGCACCCGCGGTCCCGGACCCGGCGGAAGGGGCGGCACCCCGATGACCGCCGACAGCAGCGGCCCTCGGACCCGATCCCGGTCCGGCGCCGCCCCACGCAGCGCCGCCCCACACAGCGCCGATCCGCTCGGCCCCGATCCACACGACGCCGATCCACACGGCGCCCATCCACTCAGCACCGCAGACCGGATCCGCCACGACGACACGGGCGTCGCCTCGGTCTGGGCCGCCACCGCCGCCGCGGTGCTGCTGCTCGTCGGGGCCGTCGGGGTCGACGTCGCCGCCGCGGTCCGGGCCCGGCACGTCGCGGCCGCCGCAGCGGACCTGTCGGCACTGGCCGCCGCCGGGCGGTCGGTGGAGGGGGCCGA
Proteins encoded in this window:
- the acs gene encoding acetate--CoA ligase translates to MAESEKSSALSALSTESRTFPPPEDFAAQANATAEWYDRADADREGFWAEQADRLHWTKKWDTVLDWQPPFAKWFVGGELNVAYNCADRHVDEGNGDRVAIHWEGEPGDSRTITYADLKAEVSKAANALAELGVGKGDRVAIQLPMIPEAVVSMLACARLGALHSVVFGGFSPGALKARIEDAEAKVLITSDGQYRRGKPAPMKENTDQAVEGTSIEKVLVVRRTETEVPWTEGRDVWWHDVVDAASDQHTPESFDSEHPLFILYTSGTTGKPKGILHTSGGYLAQAAYTHNVVFDHKPGESVYWCTADIGWVTGHSYIVYGPLANGATQVVYEGTPNTPHEGRHWEIVQKYGVSIYYTAPTLIRTFMKWGDDIPAKYDLSSLKVLGTVGEPINPEAWMWFREKIGGERCPIVDTWWQTETGAQMIAPLPGVTSTKPGSAMRSLPGISATVVDDSGTPVGNGEGGYLVLDKPWPAMLRGIWGDTERYKDTYWSRFAEQGYYFAGDGAKYDEDGAIWLLGRVDDVMNVSGHRISTTEVESALVSHPTVAEAAVVGASDETTGQGIVAFVILRGSAAKDGGDDAIKALRDHVSKEIGPIAKPRQIMVVEELPKTRSGKIMRRLLRDVAENREVGDVSTLADSSVMDLISTGMKDSKEE
- a CDS encoding HAD family phosphatase, whose product is MSAFPTPAGPPAEQASGAPAAEPPQAVFLDLDNTLIAGSSALAFARTFARHGLVDRATVARGAWAQLLLVLSGADAATMDTLRRRMTLVSTGWEVSRVREIVAATLQEVVGPLVYPEAVRMIERYREQGAEIVLLSASGLEVVEPIAGLIGIERFRASTMRVEDGRYAGELEFYCYGEGKARAAREIAAETSLDLARCAAYTDSVTDLPLLEVVGHPYVVNPDRELRAIARERGWPVLAFVRAASRRDRLFRLRDAVSDRIGVDARTRTAATPVVLAAGGVVAAVAAGVVAWRRTR
- the ssd gene encoding septum site-determining protein Ssd; the protein is MDRRCLIVADDPDVLDALLRLAAAADMDALRAVDAADARRAWARAPVVLLDRAGAARCRDAGFPRRDTVVIAVTGEPAAEDWRTAVALGADRVVQLPHGEAGLTGLLADARERAAAGGRPGRVLAVVGGSGGAGASVLATAVAVTAARTGAAALLVDCDPLGGGLDLLVGLEQEAGLRWPELAVGDGRVRAAALHAALPRTVSGRSDLSVLSCARSPHGPGPAAVGAVLDAGRRGGGTVVCDLPRYPTDAALAALGAADLTVLVVPAALRAGAAAARVADVLAEHARVVEVVVRGPSPGGITPDEVATSLGLPLLHAMRAERDLPGALERGRTPGAGRGALATAARAVLERLSAVGHEKAAAS
- a CDS encoding TadA family conjugal transfer-associated ATPase, whose protein sequence is MNPLVDRVRARLADSGGGTGPAAVAAAVRAESGGVASDLDVLAALRTLREEFTGAGPLDALLRDPATTDVLVTAPDAVWVDRGDGLRRSTVRFPDEDAVRRLAQRLALAAGRRLDDASPCVDGRLADAGVRLHAVLPPVAAAGTAISLRVLRPASHDLAALRRTGTFDGAGEALLRAIVAARLAVLVAGGTGSGKTTVLNALLGAVAPGERLITVEDAEELRPRHPHVVRLVARPPNIEGSGGVALRELVRQALRMRPDRLVVGEVRGAEVGDLLAAMNTGHDGGACTVHANSVREIPARMRALAGLGGMSPAALDGQLAAAVQVVLQMRRRPGTGRVLDEIGVLRRHDDGVPQVDAAWSRGAGAGPAMPDLHALLRERGIGVPC
- a CDS encoding type II secretion system F family protein — protein: MLTSVPAAAFPSAPSGARAGLALLLLAGAVLGLPGSAGRRRLHRLSGAERARPRRLPVAALTYLVAAGAGFLLLGPAGAVCACGAAWFVRRRIAARRDAARHAGAAAELADALARITDELRTGAHPAAALAGQAHDGPLARALLEPAAAAARIGEPVPAALRRAAGGPAGRDVERIAAAWELADRHGAPLADLLGGLLDDIRWRIAHGARVRAQLAGPRATASVLTALPLAGIGLGQLMGIAPLTVLRSGLHGPVLLAVGVLLTAAGTAWSDRILRAAVPS
- a CDS encoding type II secretion system F family protein — encoded protein: MSATALGLVAAAVLVSSGSPARDRLRALRGPGPDRPAERPRTAVLAVLVPAGAALGWVVAGPAGAVVGTVAGGGALLVVRRASAAPGARADEADLAAAWDLLATCLGAGLTVPDAVGAAARRLPGSAGAALRRVAGLLALGADADDAWSAAAATPALAGFARPAGRSASTGAALGRAAAAEAGRLRAGLADRAEERAQRAAVRITAPLGLCFLPAFLVLGIVPVVIGLAGEAFARW
- a CDS encoding DUF4244 domain-containing protein produces the protein MTRSLLRTRLAALAVDDDGMSTVEYAVGTVAAAAFVALLYAIVSGGDVLAALTGIVQRALSTTL
- a CDS encoding Rv3654c family TadE-like protein, with amino-acid sequence MALGTLVAVTAAAVAAVAAVAAGVRCTDAARELVRQAARGDADRGRHGDRDGPDPAGRDAAALGDGLRRGRRGAGAHRYRECRIERSAYAAVGVGARAGAGGRDRRGTRGPGPGGRGGTPMTADSSGPRTRSRSGAAPRSAAPHSADPLGPDPHDADPHGAHPLSTADRIRHDDTGVASVWAATAAAVLLLVGAVGVDVAAAVRARHVAAAAADLSALAAAGRSVEGAEIACRVAADLAARNGAEVAACHLDGWDALVEARVRWSGLLPIGGPATARARAGPAPLDDGSDAVTPARRRGGSDHALGERSAALGERTGNSAARPHHVR